The Impatiens glandulifera chromosome 8, dImpGla2.1, whole genome shotgun sequence genome includes a window with the following:
- the LOC124912904 gene encoding kirola-like: protein MANTNLRKLVNQVEIKSDGDVFHEIFRQRPHHISTMSPSLIQNVDIHDGHDWGTVGSIIYWNFTHDGKEKVAKEIIREIDEEKKLVKYEVLEGDIKEHYKTFFVTVHVDTEGENNLVTWTFEYEKMNADVEDPTSLMDFCIAVSKDIETHHLVN from the exons ATGGCAAATACTAATTTACGGAAGCTGGTGAATCAAGTGGAGATTAAATCGGACGGTGATGTATTTCATGAAATTTTCAGGCAAAGGCCTCACCACATCTCCACCATGTCTCCTTCATTGATCCAAAACGTTGATATTCACGATGGTCATGATTGGGGAACTGTTGGATCTATCATCTACTGGAATTTCACTCACG ATGGTAAGGAGAAGGTGGCAAAGGAGATAATAAGAGAAATAGACGAGGAGAAGAAATTAGTGAAGTATGAAGTTCTAGAAGGTGACATAAAAGAACATTACAAAACATTTTTCGTCACTGTTCATGTGGACACTGAAGGAGAGAATAATCTTGTTACATGGACATTTGAATATGAGAAAATGAATGCGGATGTAGAGGATCCCACCTCCCTCATGGATTTCTGCATTGCTGTGTCGAAAGATATTGAGACTCATCATCTTGTTAATTAA